A section of the Lineus longissimus chromosome 1, tnLinLong1.2, whole genome shotgun sequence genome encodes:
- the LOC135494609 gene encoding metaxin-1-like, which yields MELEVWKGDWGLPSVEPNCLAVMAYCKFGSVPVDVKATNNPWKSPTGNLPVLRHDDHSKARVSSILSYLREQKWGTDFDLSVKQSGDMLAYLTMIEEKLVPAVLHLWWADNKTYIDLTRPWFAKAVPFPLNFYYPGKKQSEYLQRVYHSSNQNLSEEEIEAKIYKDGKECINVLSTKLGKSEFFFGNMPSSLDAVVFGYIAPLLKAPLPNNALVNHLKACDNLASLCSTILLRYFPTEVQESDQKKRDAEEKTHEEAVEYPNKKRNMLVSGMVAMSAMVGYAFMSGLVQVEIADADDANETKDMHREPQKINLTSTESTGMFEDNQRAQDENGNTA from the exons ATGGAGTTAGAAGTATGGAAAGGGGACTGGGGTTTACCCTCCGTCGAACCAAACTGTTTAGCAGTGATG GCCTACTGTAAATTTGGCAGTGTTCCAGTGGATGTCAAGGCAACCAACAATCCTTGGAAATCTCCTACTG GCAATCTCCCAGTCCTTCGACATGATGATCATTCAAAGGCCAGAGTCTCTAGTATCTTGAGTTATCTCAGGGAACAG AAATGGGGCACAGATTTTGACTTGTCAGTAAAGCAGAGTGGTGATATGCTTGCCTATCTTACAATGATTGAGGAAAAGTTAGTACCAGCTGTG CTTCACTTGTGGTGGGCCGATAACAAGACCTACATTGACCTCACCAGACCATGGTTTGCCAAGGCGGTGCCCTTCCCCCTCAACTTCTACTACCCCGGCAAGAAACAGAGTGAATATCTACAGAGAGTCTACCATTCCTCAAACCAAAATCTCTCCGAGGAGGAAATCGAGGCAAAG atttacaaagatGGGAAAGAATGCATTAATGTGCTCTCAACAAAACTTGGGAAGAGTGAATTCTTCTTTGGGAATAT GCCGAGCTCATTAGATGCAGTAGTGTTTGGTTACATTGCTCCCCTCTTGAAGGCGCCACTGCCCAATAATGCTTTGGTGAACCATCTGAAGGCATGTGACAACCTCGCCTCCCTCTGTTCAACGATCTTACTCAGATACTTCCCTACTGAAGTCCAAG AATCTGATCAGAAGAAAAGGGACGCAGAAGAAAAGACACATGAAGAAGCTGTAGAATACCCAAACAAAAAGCGTAATATGCTCGTCTCTGGCATGGTGGCCATGTCCGCCATGGTCGGTTATGCATTTATGAGTGGGTTGGTACAGGTTGAGATTGCTGACGCAGATGATGCAAACGAGACAAAGGACATGCACCGTGAGCCGCAGAAGATTAATTTAACGAGTACTGAATCGACGGGAATGTTTGAGGATAATCAACGAGCCCAGGATGAGAATGGAAACACGGCTTAA